Within the Chlorocebus sabaeus isolate Y175 chromosome 19, mChlSab1.0.hap1, whole genome shotgun sequence genome, the region ggctccgcctccgaggttcacgccattctcctgcctcagcctcccgagtagccgggactacaggtgcccgccaccacgcttggcgaattttttgtatttttagtagagatggggtttcaccgtgttagccaggatggtctcgatctcctgatctcgtgatccgccctccttggcctcccaaagtgctgggattacagtcgtgagccaccgcacctgaccgcattttacttttttgttcctCTTCAGTggcttttctttcacatttttttcctaatattttaattCCTTTCATGATGTATTCACTAACTTAACTCGAGTAAGATATGGAAATGTTACTCCCAAATGGCcttgtttcttcttcctcttttttgtgCTATTACCATTACACACGTTGTGCTTTGTATACAGTGGGAGTGTGGTCTTCCTAGTGCTTCATCCTTTGTAGATAGAGTAGAAGCCTGTACGAATGCTTTTGATCGTCTTTTCACTGAATTTGATAGCATAAACCTTTTCCCTTACTACTTGGATGGCTTCACATTGAGtctcatttctccttcacttccacTCATTTCCTCCTGTATGAAGCAGGGTTTGTGGCCACTTTGCCTCTTGGTGCGCCATTGCTGAGGTTTCCTCACGCTTTGGATTTTCTTAGTGTCTGGCTTGATTGGAACCTAGCAGCCAGGTCTCCATCTGTGGAGCCAGAACCGCCGTGGCGGGTGTTTTGACCGTTGATAATGGAGGTACAGCCCTTGTCCTCTTGTGTGAGGAGCTGAGGTCTCATAGCAGagccttttcctttctctggttTTTCAGGGCAGCCAATGAAGTGCAACCTTCACATGAATGGGAACGTTATCACCTCAGACCAGCCCATCCTGCTGTGAGTTCCAAAGGCGGGGTGCTGGGGAGAGGGAACTCCATCCATCTCTTTTTATTCTAATGGGTAAACTGCCTGCATCACAGCTCCCCTTCATCCCCCTATCCCGTTTCTTCTGTTCTAATGGCAGCTGGTTGTTTCACATGCTTAAACTCAACCAAAATGGTTTGCTTTGTCATTTCCCCAGGGGTTGACCCTACAGGGGCTAGCATTATGATCTCGTTCTCAGCCTTCTGATTTAGAAATATCTGAGTGGAAGGTGGAGGGGAGGCTGCTTGGGTCTCCCAGCTGTGTGCATCATCATCATCCTGGGAACACAGAACTCCACCTCATGATTGGCTCTGATGGAGACAGTGCCAGATGCTACCCCTCATTTTGTTCCctaattaggttttttttttttttttttttttttacccttctCTGCTCTCCACAGGCGGCTGAGTGACAGCCCGTCGGTGAAAAAGGAGAGTGAGCTGCCTCGCAGGGTGaactctgcctcctcctccaacCCCCCTGCCGAAGTGGACCCTGACACCATCCTGAAGGCACTCTTCAAGTCCTCAGGGGCCTCTGTGACCACGCAGCCCACAGAATTCAAAATCAAGCTTTGAGCAGGGGAGTGAGGCAGCCAGAAGTGGGGGCAGAGGAGGGTGGCTCTGTTTCCCCAAGGCAAAGCTTATGACCAATGGGCCATCGGACTGGAGACCCCTGATTGTGGGAAGGGTCACCAGGGGTAAAGAGCTTCCTCACTGGATGGGACCCGCATTTCTGTGTTGTGTTCTGCCATGTGCTTTTCTCTGTATGTTAACGTTTCCTGTAGTATGTTTCTTCTCCATCTCATCACCAAGGTGGGCTTGTGGTTTTCAGTGTgcctctgccagcctcagccccaAGCTGATTTCTTATCTGGAAATGGTACACTGAATCTCTGGGTGGCTTTCTTGTGGCCCCATGGGATGCAGGCCAGGGGCTGTCTGAAGGACCCTGCTTTTTCCAGGGGCCGACAGGCTGCCTGTCGTTTGTGTGTATTAAGCTTTTCAGACAACGGAGGGGATGGAAAACCCTGGTATCCTGATGGGAGCCAGGTCGGCCTGAGAGCTGTGCCGCTCCTCTGCCTGGTCATTGGAGGTGCCTGGGTGGGGAGCAGGTCTCAGGCCTCTTGTCCTCTCCCCAGTGGCTCCAGGCCTCACTAATGGCAAGGGCAGGATGAGGCTGCACCACTGGGAAGAGTGTCCAAGCTCTTGGCTTGGAGGCCCGTGCTGTCTCCGCCCAGAGGAAGTTCTCCAGAGTtcacctttcccttttccttgagTTGTGCTGAATGCCCCACCCCAGCTCTCTTTCCCTTCTGGGTGTCTCTGCCAGGAGGGGGTTGTGTTGTGAGCCTTCCCGGTTCTCACCTCGCCTGGCACTCATCACACCCTGGTTTTGTGCAGCTGCCAGCTCTCCTCTGGTTGGGCCTTTCAAAGGTTCAACCTCCCATTCTGCAATGCTGTGGGTTTGGAGCTTATTTGAATGGAAGAGGTCGGTTTGCTCCTGGCTCTCCATTTCTGGCCTAAGTTGTCTACAGGACAGTGGTCAGGAGTGCCTGGAGGCATATATCCAGCTGCCACCAAGAGGCACTGTTTGTTCCCACTTACGTGAGTGACCCATCCATCCATGACCAGAGGtttattttcctgccttggcaGAGGAGGAGTGAAGGGAGCAGGACAGCTCTACCAGGCAAGCTGTTTCCCTAGCATAGGCACAGGCAGTTGGGACAAAACTATAGAGCCCAGGGGCAGACCCTGAATGACCAGGCCAGTGTTGCCCCTGGTGCCACTGAGTGGTCCCCTGCTGGTTTGCTGGGAATGAAGGGAATCCAGGCTGGCAGAGCTGGAAGCAGTTGGGGAGCACAGTTCTGGGAGCTCTGAAAAATCAGTAGCAAGTGCTGGGAAAGGTGCATGCCAGAGATACTCAAGAGTTCCCAAGACTTGCTTGAGGCTGACCCAGTGAAGAAAAACCCAGAGACTCATGTTTCCAGAGGTCAGTCTGTCAGGCAGGAAGGACCCAGGGTTTGAACTCAGCTTCAGTCTGCAGACTCTGAGGCTGCCCAGGCCGGAAAAGTCCAAGGAAGGGGCCTGGTGCTCCACTTCCAGTTCTTTAAAGAATGctgctttttattctcttaacccCTTCAAGTGGGTGCAGACTTCTCGTTAGCAGCTGGAAGACATTCCTCCTACACTTTACCCTTCCTGGCCCAAGAGAGCATCCAGAAGGCAGTAGGACCTGGTTTTTCAGGTACTAGGAACAGGGGACTCAGTGCTTGGACTCTGCTTAGGGTAGGGACGGTAACTATCCTGCCTGCATGGCTTTACCCTCCCTCTGATCCCAAAGCAGGGATCTTCTGGTTGTCACAGAGTTTGATTGAGTCCAGCCGCAGCCACGTGGCCGTCTGGAGCTGGTGCTGTAGGTGACCATCTGGTACATTGAGGGGACCTGTTTGCCGCCTCCACTCTATAAGCAGTAATCTTGGGAGACCGGAAAGAGAAGGTGGTGGGCTAGTCCTGTGTCCTCCTTCACTTCCCATGCCCCTGTGTTACCCGTCTGTGTCTCCCGtgcagaaggagaggaagaggcatTAAGGGATGAAGGGTGATTATGTATTATCCATTTCTGAATAAACATTTGGTATTCCTACCTttgagttatcttttttttttgagacaaagtctcactttattgcccagatTGAAGTGCAggggcactatcttggctcactgcaacctccactgccagactcaaataatcctcccacctcagcctcccaattagctgggagtacaggcttgcatcaccatgcctggctaatttttgtagagatggggtttcaccgtgttgcacaggctggtcttcaactcctgacctcaggtggtctgcctgcctcagcctcccaaagttggaattacaggcgtgagccaccacacccagccaacggTTTTGATCTTCAGGGATTTCAACATTTGGAGTGcaacttaattatttaaaaaataggttcTTGATATGATACCCAGtatggtctttaactcctgggcccaagtgatcctcctgcttcggcctctcaaagtgttggggttacaggcatgagccactgctcccctCCAGGGATGCAAATTATTTGATACTCCTTTCTTCAGAAGATGGGGTCCCATGCCCATCCTGAACCCAAGTGTGCTCTGTTACTACTTTGACCAGATGTGAGTTTGCCATTTCTGGGCCTAGGCTTTCAAAGACTGTCACTTCCCCATTTTCTGTGCATGGAACATTCTCTGGGAGCCTTGACACACCACATTAAAAGTTGCCTATTGGGGCCAGCACGTttgttcactcctgtaatcccagcagtttgcaagcccgaggcaggcagatcacatgaggtcaggagtttgagaccagcctgaccaacatggtaaaaccctgtctctaccaaaaattacaaaaattagaggggcgtggtggtgggcacctgtaatcccagctactgggggggctgaggcaggagaatcacttgaacccgggaggtggaggttgcagtgaggtgaaatcacaccactgcactccagcctgggcaacagagcgagactctcaaaaaaaaaagctgactatctgctgggcatggtggcttatgcctgtagtcccagcagtttgggacgctggggcaggaagattacttgagcgtaaggagttcgagaccagcttgggcaatagagtgaagccctatctctacaaaaacaaaaacaaccgaAAAATGacctcagctactcaagaggctgaagtggaggatcatttgcacccaggaggcagaggtagcagtgagctgtgatcatgccactgtactccagcctgggcaacagagtgagactgcaggAAAACAAAAGTTGACTACTGAGTCTCACGTGGAACTGCCCACCTGACATCTCCCCTGAGAGGCCTAATGGGCATCTCACCATGGCCCACAGAGAACTGATCCACTCGATTTTCCCCAAGCTGGCCCCTCTCCTGCAGTCTCCCCATCTCAGTCAATGGCAACACCATCCTCTTAGTTGCCCCGACTGAAAACCTAGCAGCTATCCTGGATTTCTCTCACAGTGCCTATTCAATGTGTGAAtgcatgagtggaaagctgagtTCGCACTCGTGACTGGCCGGGGTCAACGCTTACATTCCCTTCCACTTGGCGCGCTGATTTGACTCAGCTGATGAAGGTTGGGCGCTGGCGGGCGGGGCCGAGAGGCGGGCCTGGAGCCAGGGGTCGGGAGAGACGCCACGGAAACGCACTCGCGCAGGCGCCGAACCACAACTTCTGGCGGCCCCCGGGCTTCCGGGCGGCAAGATGGTGGCGCGCAGGAGGAAGCGGCCGGCGTGTGAACTGGACGACCGTATCCCGAGCCCACCGGGCTACGCAGGTGAGGGGCTCCGGGAGGCGAGACCAGGGGCGGTCAGGCATCGCCAGGAGGTGTTTGGGGGTTGGCGGCGGCCGAGGGTCCCCAGGAGCGGCCGCACGGTTAGGTGTGAGCCCCGGCGGCCCCTGGCCCCAGGCTTGGGAGGTCGTGAGGCTCCGAGGACGCAGGAGGCGCTCTTCTGTCTTCCCACTCTACCGGGGCGAGCCCATCTTCGTCCACGCTTCCCGTGAGTGAGCCCACCTCTGTCCACCTCTCACCCAGGGCAAACCAATTTCCGTCCACACTCGCTCATCCAGGTGAGCCCCTCCCCTTCTCGTCGTCTCTGCTCCTAGTCCAGCCCCCATCAGCTCTTACCCGGGCTGTTACGGGCCCTCCTATTTGGTTGCCCTCCTTCTCATCTTGCCGCTGCTTCTGTTCTCCACCCGCGTCCTAGAATGttctttttaaatccatttaaaaTTTAGATCATGTCTCACAAGCCCACGATAGCCCCCACATCCACTGCATTCCCTCCAGTGGCTTTATCAGGTAGCTTCTAAAACAAAAAGCAGACTTCTTAATCTGTGTGGGCCACGTGGTCTGGCTGGTGCTGACCTAAagctctttctgtttctctgaggCAAGGTGCTTTTTCCCCCCTGGGTTTTTGCACGTGCTGTGCCAGTTTGTTGCACAGTGGCGTTTCTGGTCTGAGCTTTAATGTTGCTTCCTGAAAGAGGCCTTCCCTGATAGCCTATGGAAAGAAGACCTCTGCCACCCCATGACCCTGTAATGTTTCTTTCATAACTGATACAAGCTTGCTGTATGCTTACTTGGTAATTGTCTTCTCCATTATTGCAACTGAGCTTCCTGAGTTCAGGGACCGCAGCTCTATGCCAACCGGTAGTCTGACGGAGGTGTGAGAAAAATAGAAGCAGTTCCTAGCTTTATGAGATTACAGTCATGGGTGTGCCAGCGATTAACCAAAGAATCTCATCAGTATAGCCTACAGACTGTTAAGAGAAGCTGTGAAGGCACAGGCAGTGGGATCTGACCtggcaggaggggctgggggtgacGCTGAGGCTCTCCTGAGGAAGCGAGCTTTGAGCTAAACCTGAAGGTTATCAGGAAGGAAGGGGGTGACGCACCAGGTAAGAGAGGCCAGTGTGTGTGAGGCCCTGGTGTACCCAGGGGAACAGGGAGAATCCAAGGTGGTGGGGAAAGATGGTACGAGAAGAGACCACAGTGGCAGGCAGGGTCTCTCGGAGCTTCCAGCCACGGTTAAGATTTTGGTGTTCACTCCAAGAGCCGCGGGGTTCGAGCTTCCCTTTCATTGCGCCCCCATCTGTAATCATTGCCCatttatcttctctctctctgcaccaCCTTGGGAGGCCCTCCTGGGCAGACTCTTAGAGCCTGCACAGGCTTTGCCAAAGGGTAGGGTCGGGGGGTTGGTGAAGGGATGGATGGATCGATGAGCAGATAGGACTAGACAGGGATGCGGAGAAAGGAAGTTGTGTGAATGTCTTGCTGGCCTCAGCTCAGGGTAGCCTGGCCATCTCTCCCCTCCCATTTCCTTTCCAGCTATTCCAATCAAGTTCTCTGAAAAGCATCAGGCTTCTCACTACCTCTATGTGAAAGCACATGGCGTTCGACAAGGCACCAAGTCCACCTGGCCTCAGAAGAGAACTCTTTTTGTCCTCAATGTGCCCCCATACTGCACAGAGGTGAGCTAGTGTCTGGGAGGGGACCTGTGGGCTCTAGGTGGGGGCTCCTCTGGCCTCTACCAAGTCCTTGGTGGTGAGACGGACACAGCTAATGGGAGCCCCAGAGGAGAGTGTCCAGAGGGCTACCTTGATCTCCAGTCAGGAAACtggttttttaaagatgttttaaaaagtataatcctgccaggcattgtggctcatgcgtgtaatcccagtactttgggaggctgaagggggcagatcacccgaagtcaggagttcaagaccagcctggccagcatgatgaaaccccgtctctactaaaaaacacaaaaaattagccaggtgtgatggcgtgcGCCGGTAGTCCTGACTAAggaagctgaagcatgagaatcccttgaacctggtaggcggaggttgcagtgagccgagattgtgcctctacactccagtctgggtgacagagtgagagtccatctcaaaagaacccaaaaaacccccaaaattagctggatatggtggcgcacgcctgtaatcccaactacttgggagcctgaggcacaagaactgcttgaacctgagaggcggaggttgcagtgagccaaggtccgccactgcactccagcctggcaacagtgtgagactctgtctcaaaaaaaagaaaaagtataatccTAAGTAGCCCAAGGCTTTTTTACGTATTACCCGAAGTTGTTTGAAttgcttgttttctttgagattatACGTGTCCATAGTTTAAAAGTAGTAAagtataaggaaataaaaagtgcCTCTCGTTCTATCCAAACacaactgttaatttttttttttttacaaaaactaAACTAAGGGAATTGCTCCttctgttgctcatgctggagcgctgcgatctcagctcactgcgacctcgcttcctgggttcaagagattctcctgccatagcctcccaagcagctggaattacaggcgcccaccaccatgcctggctaatttttgtatttttagtatagacaaggtttcaccatgttgaccaggctggtcttgaactcctgacctgaagtaatccgctccccctcagcctcccaaagtgctgggattacatgtgtgagccaccacccctggtcaAGAGAATTGTTGgatttgttttcaaaaaagaaacCCTAATTTGTAAAAGAATCCTCTaaacttagagaaaaaaagaagcatgTAGAAGAGGGGGTGTGAGTTCTGACCTTTTTTGAAGTGCAGCATGTGTACAGGGAAGGGCCCCAGTGGCAGGTGTCCAGCTCGCTGCATCCCAGAGACAGAACATACCTGTGTAGTCAGCACCCAGGTGGAGACACAGCAGCACATCCCAGAACCCCTGCTGTCTCCTCCACCCATAACCACCGTCCTGACTGTCACAGCATAGGGTCACCACTGTTGATTCAGACAGACAACCTCCATCCTGACTGTCACAGCATAGGGTCACCACTGCTGATTCAGACAGACAACCTCCATCCTGACTGTCACAGCATAGGGTCACCACTGCTGATTCAGACAGACAACCTCCATCCTGACTGTCACAGCATAGGGTCACCACTGCTGATTCAGGTAGTAAAATTTGTCATAGAAAATCAGAATAACAGCAAGAATGTCCCCACCTGTCTCCAATGAGAGACAGCGGGAATATGCGGGGCactctggctcatgcctgtaatcccagcattttgggaggccgaggcgggcggatcacctgaggtcaggagttcaagaccagcctggccaacatggcaaaacctcgtctctattcaaaatacaaaaattagccgggtgtggtggtgggcgcctgtaatcccagctactggggggactggcacgagaatcacttgaaacccggaggtggaggttgccgtgagccgagatcacgctataggactccagcctgggctacagagcagtgctccaactcaaaaaaaataaataaataaaaaagagaaagagcaggAATATTGACCTCCATATTATCCCTGCAGAACAGGTCGGAGGCTGTGGCGCCCACAGGCTCCCAGCTTGGGCAGATGTGGCTGTGGCTCTGAGTTCTTCAGAGGCGCTGGACCCCTGGCAGTGCCACCCATGGTAGAGGGAGGCTTTCGGATGCCCCTGCAGATGCTCACACTTGACTTCCCTCTCCCTGCGGCAGGAGAGCCTGTCCCGCCTCCTGTCCTCCTGTGGCCTCGTCCAGTCTGTAGAGTTGCAGGAGAAGCCGGACCTGGCCGAGAGCCCAAAGGAGTCAAGGTCGAAGTTTTTTCATCCCAAGCCGGTTCCGGTGAGCCGCCAAGCACAGGGTTCCACTAGAGTGAGGGGGGTGGGGCATTGTGCCCAGTGTGCTGGGGGAGCTGGCACTGGGACGTCAGAGCATTCTCTGGTCCTGAGCCCATCCTCACCGTGTGTGGTGTAGGAGGCTGTCCAGGTGACAAAGCCTGCGATTCCTTCCCAGATTTGCCACATCCTTGCACTTCTTGCCTGACTTTTTCTGTCCTGTGTTAATGCTCAGGGACCGTCTCTGCTGGGCACCTGCAGGGCCTCCCCGGGCTGCCTTCCTGCTTTCTCCGCTGAGGGAGCTCCTTCCCCAGGCTTAGGGGCCGGGTCTCCAGGAGCACTGTTCCTCATGGCTTTCCCAGTGGCCCTGGAGCCCACACCTCCTCCCCACACAGTGGCATCTGGCATGGTGCGTGTGCCCAGGCCTGGCTTCCAAAAACCTGCCCTGGCCCAGGGCGACCCCTGCGTGTCACAGCATCCCTCCTGTGACTGGAAGAAAGGCAGCCTGTGTGTCCCCTCTTCCTGAGGAAGAGCTGGGAACAGCTGTCACTTCCCGCAGAAGCAGGATCACTGGAAGTGTGGCTGCCCCTGACCTGGGTTATGGGATGGCCTCTGGTTCTCTCCATGGCTCAGGAATAGCCTAGCACTGTCTCCCCTGGTGTAGCCACCGGCTAGGCTGAGGGCGGGCCTGGAGACCTTGTGCCAGACATATGGAGAAGCCCCCAGCCTCTGACATCTGTCTCTGTCTTCAGGGGTTCCAGGTAGCCTATGTGGTGTTCCAGAAGCCAAGTGGGGTGTCAGCGGCCTTGGCCCTGAAGGGCCCCCTGCTGGTGTCCACAGAGAGCCACCCTGTGAAGAGTGGCATTCACAGTACCGCGGGGGGTGACTGGCACCTCCTTTCTGGGCTCTGGGTTGGCAGGACACTCTGTGGGGCAGTGTCTGAATGTCACCAGCCAAGTCCATGCTCCCTGAGAATGGCGTGTggaggcctgggcaggaggaCCGCGGGTCTGTGTCTGGGTCCCCAGGGAGTCGTTAGCCTGAGCCCTTGGCACAGAGCGGCACAGGCATACTGGGCAGGCAGAGCGAGGGCCCAGCTTGCAGCCCCTGGGGTTTCCTTAGCACCTGCACCCCGGGCCCTGTGGGAAAAGGTCTCCATTAGCCTGGCAGGCCCTGGGGTGGGGCCCAAATGCCAGGCCTGAGGAAGCCCCGTTTCCCTGCCTCCCTTTTCCTCAGAGTGGATCAGTGACTATGCAGACTCCATGCCCGACCCTGAGGCCCTGAGGGTGGAAGTGGACACGTTCATGGAGGCGTATGACCAGAAGATCGCTGAGGTAGAGGCTCCACAGGGTTGGCCGAGCACCCCATTGCCTGTGTGGCTGTGGGAAGGTGACGCCCCAGAGGGGGGGCGGTGGCAGCCTGTCCTTAGCCACTCTGTAGAGGCCAGGCTCCCTTTTTCCCTGCCGGATCCTGGGCTGCCTGGCTGGGTGACACATCTAGTCTCCGCATGGTCTATAGTGGAGAAGGAGGCAGCGCCGGCAGGTCTGTGCCCTCCCGGCCATCCTGAGCCCCAACACCAtgctgggaggaggggagcagCCCGTCCCTGGGGGGCAGGGCTCAGGGCGGTTCTGACTTAGGGAGGAGGGCGTGGAGGATGGGCTGCTGGAGACTGCAAGAGGTCCCAGAATTCCACCGGATGACAGGATCACCTTCCCTGCAGGAAGAAGCTAAggccaaggaggaggagggggtccCTGACGAGGAGGGCTGGGTGAAGGTGACCCGCCGGGGCCGGCGGCCTGTGCTCCCCCGGACTGAAGCAGCCAGCCTGCGGGTGCTGGAGAGGGAGAGACGGAAGCGCGCCCGAAAGGAGCTGCTCAACTTCTATGCCTGGCAGCAC harbors:
- the LOC103223422 gene encoding ribosomal RNA-processing protein 7 homolog A — its product is MVARRRKRPACELDDRIPSPPGYAAIPIKFSEKHQASHYLYVKAHGVRQGTKSTWPQKRTLFVLNVPPYCTEESLSRLLSSCGLVQSVELQEKPDLAESPKESRSKFFHPKPVPGFQVAYVVFQKPSGVSAALALKGPLLVSTESHPVKSGIHKWISDYADSMPDPEALRVEVDTFMEAYDQKIAEEEAKAKEEEGVPDEEGWVKVTRRGRRPVLPRTEAASLRVLERERRKRARKELLNFYAWQHRESKMEHLAQLCKMFEEDKQRIELLWAQRKFRPY